Proteins found in one Oreochromis niloticus isolate F11D_XX linkage group LG22, O_niloticus_UMD_NMBU, whole genome shotgun sequence genomic segment:
- the cart4 gene encoding cocaine- and amphetamine-regulated transcript 4 has product MESKRAVVYLSVCLSVLTSLCQGQRSGNSHLLSAPDEPTLGLTTSELAEALQGLLDEADSSAGLSVEKKASVIPRCDVGERCAMKHGPRIGRLCDCLRGTACNTFFLRCY; this is encoded by the exons ATGGAGAGCAAACGAGCTGTGGTCTATCTgtccgtctgtctgtctgtgctgacaTCACTCTGTCAAGGCCAAAGGTCAGGCAACAGCCACCTGCTGTCAGCGCCCGATGAACCAACCCTCGGACTCACAACCAGTGAGCTG gctgAAGCTCTGCAGGGTCTTCTGGATGAAGCTGACAGCTCAGCCGGTCTCTCTGTGGAGAAAAAAGCCAGCGTGATCCCGCGG TGTGATGTGGGTGAGCGGTGTGCGATGAAACACGGACCTCGGATTGGTCGGCTCTGCGACTGTCTGAGAGGAACAGCCTGCAACACCTTCTTCCTGCGCTGCTACTGA